A genomic window from Streptomyces brevispora includes:
- a CDS encoding DUF5949 family protein, giving the protein MTSPQTATGTFTQAQLGTLTLIGWSGEHPHNGQDVAFLLVYSLGDGSDGPAAGEAAMHIALERSGLPVSGGPVRADELPGLPVKLLVQAGQAVLTLPHFTAQYPAPPEWLAVAREQGEVHAMFATRPWPQGAPGRPVTEETLRSFAGDPDVIVTSAHCVLPVRSLG; this is encoded by the coding sequence ATGACCTCCCCCCAGACAGCCACCGGCACGTTCACCCAGGCCCAGTTGGGCACCCTCACCCTGATCGGCTGGAGCGGTGAGCACCCCCACAACGGACAGGACGTCGCCTTCCTGCTCGTCTACTCGCTCGGCGACGGTTCGGACGGCCCGGCGGCCGGCGAGGCGGCCATGCACATCGCTCTGGAGCGCAGCGGCCTTCCGGTCAGCGGCGGCCCGGTGCGCGCCGACGAACTGCCGGGGCTCCCGGTGAAACTCCTCGTCCAGGCAGGACAGGCGGTCCTGACGCTGCCTCACTTCACCGCCCAGTACCCCGCACCGCCGGAGTGGCTGGCGGTCGCCCGCGAACAGGGCGAGGTGCACGCGATGTTCGCCACGCGCCCGTGGCCGCAGGGTGCGCCGGGGCGGCCGGTGACCGAGGAGACGCTGCGGTCCTTCGCCGGTGACCCGGATGTCATCGTGACCTCCGCCCACTGCGTCCTGCCGGTACGCAGCCTGGGCTGA
- a CDS encoding chaplin has product MLVMAAASGILTASGGYAFADASADGAAIGSPGVGSGNAVQVPVHVPVNLCGNTVDVIGLLNPAFGNECENVDGGSGTGDTQGASANGVAANSPGVLSGNLIQAPVDIPVNACGNTVDVVGALNSAFGNRCENDEGGTDTPQPPVQHQPPVHHQPPVHPQPPVQHQPPQPPKTGHHHHHHNGDCPPGHHHNPPTPKPPHHNPPTHTPPHHNPPTHNPPTHTWHHNPPTHTWHHNPPTHTWHHHKPAHHTPPQMAHTGANSNLGIAGGASAAMVLGGSLLIRRSRNSQS; this is encoded by the coding sequence GTGCTCGTCATGGCGGCGGCGTCAGGCATCCTGACCGCCTCCGGCGGCTACGCCTTCGCGGACGCCTCGGCCGACGGCGCCGCCATCGGTTCACCCGGGGTCGGTTCGGGGAACGCCGTGCAGGTGCCGGTGCACGTTCCCGTCAACCTCTGTGGCAACACGGTCGACGTGATCGGCCTGCTGAACCCGGCGTTCGGCAACGAGTGCGAGAACGTCGACGGCGGCTCGGGCACCGGCGACACCCAGGGCGCGAGCGCCAACGGCGTCGCGGCCAACTCCCCCGGCGTGCTGTCGGGCAACCTGATCCAGGCTCCGGTGGACATCCCGGTCAACGCCTGTGGCAACACGGTCGACGTCGTCGGCGCGCTGAACTCGGCGTTCGGCAACAGGTGCGAGAACGACGAGGGAGGGACCGACACCCCGCAGCCTCCGGTCCAGCACCAGCCTCCGGTGCACCACCAACCTCCTGTGCACCCCCAGCCGCCGGTGCAGCACCAGCCCCCGCAGCCGCCGAAGACGGGGCATCACCACCATCACCACAACGGTGACTGCCCTCCCGGCCACCACCACAACCCGCCCACGCCCAAGCCCCCGCACCACAACCCGCCCACGCACACCCCGCCGCACCACAACCCTCCGACGCACAACCCGCCGACCCACACCTGGCACCACAACCCGCCGACGCACACCTGGCACCACAACCCGCCGACGCACACCTGGCACCACCACAAGCCGGCGCACCACACGCCGCCGCAGATGGCGCACACCGGTGCGAACAGCAACCTGGGCATCGCCGGTGGCGCCAGCGCCGCGATGGTGCTCGGCGGCAGCCTGCTGATCCGGCGCAGCCGCAACTCGCAGAGCTGA
- a CDS encoding chaplin, producing MKYTKIAAVAAGTLMAMGAATPAFADSGAEGLAVSSPGVLSGNVVQVPVHVPVNVCGNTVNVIGLLNPTFGNTCFNV from the coding sequence GTGAAGTACACCAAGATTGCCGCCGTCGCCGCCGGAACCCTCATGGCGATGGGTGCCGCCACCCCGGCGTTCGCCGACTCCGGCGCCGAGGGTTTGGCCGTGAGCTCCCCGGGCGTACTGTCCGGCAACGTCGTCCAGGTCCCGGTCCACGTGCCGGTCAACGTGTGCGGCAACACCGTGAACGTCATCGGTCTGCTGAACCCGACGTTCGGCAACACCTGCTTCAACGTCTGA
- a CDS encoding rodlin, with amino-acid sequence MKKMMAGAAVAVSMVGLSAAMAPSAMAIGNDQGTTSVNGNGAVDSFGNAVTRGDGSPQVELVQGSLNKLCVGAPIKANAGALVGLLVPVAVQDINVLHSPQNQQCADNSVQAKGDEALSHLVDDIPVLSGNGVANN; translated from the coding sequence ATGAAGAAGATGATGGCCGGCGCGGCAGTGGCCGTGTCCATGGTCGGCCTGTCCGCCGCGATGGCCCCCTCGGCCATGGCGATCGGTAACGACCAGGGCACGACGTCGGTCAACGGCAACGGCGCCGTGGACTCGTTCGGCAACGCTGTGACCCGGGGCGACGGCAGCCCGCAGGTCGAGCTCGTCCAGGGCTCGCTGAACAAGCTCTGCGTCGGCGCGCCGATCAAGGCCAACGCCGGTGCGCTCGTGGGTCTGCTCGTGCCTGTCGCGGTCCAGGACATCAACGTCCTGCACTCGCCGCAGAACCAGCAGTGCGCCGACAACTCCGTCCAGGCCAAGGGCGACGAGGCCCTTTCGCACCTGGTGGACGACATCCCGGTCCTCTCCGGGAACGGCGTCGCCAACAACTGA
- a CDS encoding DUF456 domain-containing protein: MSVWQLVAVGLVMLLGLIGVLVPGVPGQAIVWAAVLWWALTVNTPASWGVLIGATVLLLVNQALKPLLPPRHPHEAGAPRKTLMLGGIGAIVGFFVIPVVGAVAGYVGVIYGAERLRLGSRGAGWASVRSVMRATGYSVLVELFACLLVTGAWLGALFWH, from the coding sequence ATGAGTGTGTGGCAGCTCGTCGCCGTGGGCCTGGTCATGCTGCTCGGCCTGATCGGCGTGCTGGTGCCGGGCGTGCCCGGTCAGGCGATCGTCTGGGCCGCCGTGCTGTGGTGGGCGCTCACGGTCAACACCCCGGCCTCCTGGGGCGTACTGATCGGCGCCACCGTGCTCCTGCTGGTGAACCAGGCGCTGAAGCCGCTGCTGCCGCCGCGCCACCCGCACGAGGCGGGGGCGCCGCGCAAGACGCTGATGCTCGGCGGGATCGGTGCGATCGTCGGCTTCTTCGTCATCCCGGTGGTGGGCGCGGTCGCCGGGTACGTGGGCGTGATCTACGGGGCGGAGCGGCTGCGGCTGGGCAGCCGGGGGGCGGGGTGGGCCTCGGTCCGCTCGGTGATGCGGGCCACCGGCTACTCCGTGCTGGTCGAACTGTTCGCCTGCCTGCTGGTGACAGGGGCATGGCTGGGCGCGCTCTTCTGGCACTGA
- a CDS encoding dihydrodipicolinate synthase family protein produces MTARTPRYSGVIPPVVTPLTADGELDRASLERVVGHLLDGGVSGLFALGSSGETAYLTPGQQDQVIEVITAAAAGQVPVLVGAIETTTNRAIERANRAAELGADAVVVTAPFYTRTHDIEIDRHFRDVAAAVDLPLLAYDVPVCVHSKLDPELLLPLAADGVLAGVKDSSGDDGSFRRLVIGARELPGFSVLTGHELVVDSMMLGGADGSVPGLGNVDPHGYVRLHEAAVRGDWAAATAEQDRLVGLFDIIRAARPGTASATAAGLGAFKTALMLRGIIATNVMSPPMRRLDVAETATIAECLDRAGLSRA; encoded by the coding sequence ATGACCGCCCGAACCCCCCGTTACTCGGGAGTGATCCCGCCCGTCGTCACCCCGCTGACCGCGGACGGCGAGCTCGACCGCGCCTCCCTAGAGCGGGTCGTGGGGCATCTCCTCGACGGCGGTGTCAGCGGGCTGTTCGCCCTCGGCAGCTCCGGCGAGACCGCCTATCTGACGCCCGGCCAGCAGGACCAGGTCATCGAGGTCATCACGGCGGCAGCCGCGGGCCAGGTGCCGGTCCTCGTCGGAGCGATCGAGACCACCACCAACCGGGCCATCGAGCGCGCCAACCGCGCCGCCGAGCTCGGTGCGGACGCCGTCGTCGTCACCGCGCCGTTCTACACGCGCACCCACGACATCGAGATCGACCGCCACTTCAGGGACGTCGCCGCCGCCGTCGACCTGCCGCTCCTCGCGTACGACGTGCCGGTCTGCGTGCACAGCAAGCTCGACCCGGAACTGCTGCTGCCGCTGGCCGCCGACGGGGTACTGGCCGGGGTGAAGGACTCCAGCGGCGACGACGGCTCGTTCCGCCGTCTCGTCATCGGCGCCCGGGAGCTGCCCGGGTTCTCCGTGCTCACCGGCCATGAGCTGGTCGTCGACTCGATGATGCTCGGCGGCGCCGACGGCTCGGTCCCCGGGCTCGGCAACGTCGACCCGCACGGGTACGTACGCCTCCACGAGGCGGCGGTACGCGGTGACTGGGCGGCGGCGACCGCCGAGCAGGACCGCCTCGTCGGGCTCTTCGACATCATCCGCGCCGCCCGCCCGGGAACGGCTTCCGCCACCGCCGCCGGACTCGGTGCGTTCAAGACCGCGCTCATGCTGCGCGGGATCATCGCCACCAATGTGATGAGCCCGCCGATGCGCCGGCTGGACGTCGCGGAGACGGCGACGATCGCCGAGTGCCTGGACCGCGCGGGGCTCTCCAGGGCCTGA
- a CDS encoding rodlin, with translation MIKKIMASAAVAASIVGVSAAAAPSAMAIGNDQGTTSVNGNGAMQSYGNSATHGDWSPQFALIQGSLNKPCIALPAKVNAGSLLGVVPVSVQDLNVLSSPQNQQCTENSTQAKGDEALSHILDNIPILSGNGAANN, from the coding sequence ATGATCAAGAAGATTATGGCCTCGGCAGCCGTCGCTGCTTCCATCGTCGGCGTCTCCGCCGCGGCGGCCCCCTCGGCCATGGCGATCGGCAACGACCAGGGCACCACCTCGGTCAACGGCAACGGTGCCATGCAGTCGTACGGCAACTCCGCCACCCACGGCGACTGGAGCCCGCAGTTCGCGCTCATCCAGGGCTCGCTCAACAAGCCCTGCATCGCCCTGCCCGCCAAGGTCAACGCCGGTTCGCTGCTCGGTGTCGTTCCGGTTTCGGTCCAGGACCTCAACGTCCTGTCGTCGCCGCAGAACCAGCAGTGCACCGAGAACTCCACTCAGGCCAAGGGTGACGAGGCGCTGTCGCACATCCTGGACAACATCCCGATCCTGTCCGGCAACGGTGCCGCCAACAACTAG
- a CDS encoding rodlin produces MIKKVLATGAVAASILGLGAAQAMAIGNDGGTTSVNGNGASQSFGNAETHGDGSPQFGLVQGSLNKPCIGLPAKANLGSLIGFIPIAVQDVNVLSSPQNQQCTENSTQAKGDEPLSHILDGIPVLSGNGAGNS; encoded by the coding sequence GTGATCAAGAAGGTCCTGGCTACGGGTGCCGTTGCCGCCTCCATCCTCGGTCTCGGCGCCGCGCAGGCGATGGCCATCGGCAACGACGGCGGCACCACGTCGGTCAACGGCAACGGCGCCTCGCAGTCGTTCGGCAACGCCGAGACCCACGGCGACGGCAGCCCGCAGTTCGGCCTGGTCCAGGGCTCGCTGAACAAGCCCTGCATCGGCCTGCCGGCCAAGGCCAACCTCGGTTCGCTGATCGGGTTCATCCCGATCGCGGTCCAGGACGTCAACGTCCTGTCCTCGCCGCAGAACCAGCAGTGCACCGAGAACTCGACCCAGGCCAAGGGTGACGAGCCGCTGTCGCACATCCTGGACGGCATCCCGGTCCTCTCCGGCAACGGTGCCGGCAACAGCTGA
- the rsgA gene encoding ribosome small subunit-dependent GTPase A, whose amino-acid sequence MSSPISSPFSSLSSAPQGSSSAHPLAAYGWDDGWAAEFAPYAAQGLLPGRVVRVDRGQCDIVTPRGTLRADTAFVVPRDPMRIVCTGDWAAVDPVGDPQFVRTLLPRRTAFVRSTSSKRSEGQVLATNIDHIAICVSLAVELDLGRVERFLALAMSSAGGDALLRDGASAVDGAAETLVVLTKADLVPDAATLSHLVQDVERLAPGVQVLPVSSATGEGVDVFAAIVSGGTSVLLGASGAGKSTLANTLLGHDEMEVRATRDMDGKGRHTTTTRNLLVLPSGGVLIDTPGLRGVGLWDAETGVGQVFSEIEALAGQCRFHDCAHEAEPGCAVQAALKDGSLPERRMDSYRKLLRENQRIVAKTDARVRSELRRDWKRKGAEGRAAMEAKRGRVR is encoded by the coding sequence TTGTCCTCCCCGATTTCATCCCCTTTCTCCTCCCTCTCCTCTGCTCCTCAGGGCTCCTCGTCGGCGCACCCGCTGGCCGCGTACGGCTGGGACGACGGCTGGGCGGCCGAGTTCGCCCCGTACGCCGCGCAGGGGCTGCTGCCCGGCCGCGTCGTGCGGGTGGACCGCGGGCAGTGCGACATCGTCACCCCGCGGGGCACCCTCCGCGCCGACACCGCGTTCGTCGTGCCCCGCGACCCGATGCGGATCGTCTGCACGGGCGACTGGGCCGCCGTCGACCCCGTCGGCGACCCGCAGTTCGTCCGTACGCTGCTGCCGCGGCGCACGGCGTTCGTCCGCTCCACCTCGTCCAAGCGCTCCGAGGGCCAGGTGCTCGCCACCAACATCGACCACATCGCCATCTGTGTCTCACTGGCGGTGGAACTCGACCTGGGGCGGGTCGAACGGTTCCTGGCCCTCGCCATGTCCAGCGCCGGCGGTGACGCGCTTCTGCGTGACGGGGCATCGGCCGTGGACGGGGCCGCCGAGACGCTCGTCGTCCTGACCAAGGCCGACCTGGTCCCGGACGCCGCCACCCTGTCCCACCTCGTCCAGGACGTCGAGCGCCTCGCGCCGGGGGTGCAGGTGCTGCCCGTCAGCTCCGCGACCGGTGAGGGCGTCGACGTGTTCGCCGCGATCGTCTCCGGCGGTACGAGCGTGCTGCTCGGGGCATCCGGCGCGGGCAAGTCCACCCTCGCCAACACCCTGCTCGGGCACGACGAGATGGAGGTGCGGGCGACCCGCGACATGGACGGCAAGGGCCGGCACACCACCACGACCCGCAATCTGCTGGTGCTGCCCTCCGGCGGAGTCCTGATCGACACCCCGGGACTGCGCGGGGTCGGCCTGTGGGACGCCGAGACCGGCGTCGGCCAGGTCTTCTCCGAGATCGAGGCACTGGCCGGGCAGTGCCGGTTCCACGACTGCGCCCACGAGGCCGAGCCGGGCTGCGCGGTGCAGGCGGCGCTCAAGGACGGATCGCTGCCCGAGCGCCGCATGGACAGCTACCGCAAGCTGCTGCGCGAGAACCAGCGCATCGTCGCCAAGACCGATGCCCGGGTCCGCTCCGAGCTCCGTCGCGACTGGAAGCGCAAGGGGGCCGAGGGCCGGGCCGCCATGGAGGCGAAGCGCGGCCGGGTGCGCTAG